A stretch of Amycolatopsis balhimycina FH 1894 DNA encodes these proteins:
- a CDS encoding thioesterase II family protein, with amino-acid sequence MGRTSLVCVPFAGAGASFFHSWAALTDGDPRILALQLPGREWRLSEDPYRDVAEAAAGLLPAVTGELGPGERIAVFGHSLGAVLAYELAHLLVAKSDADVVRLFVSGSPGPWTRRTRRATGLPDEEFLVRVKEFAKYDHEALAEPDMRELILPTLRADVEMHENYVPTTDRPLPRPITAVRGTEDDLVTAGQTGEWLRATSAGFAQAEIEGGHMYIAEDPGALLRLVNDELAHREY; translated from the coding sequence ATGGGACGGACATCCCTGGTGTGTGTGCCCTTCGCGGGGGCGGGCGCCTCGTTCTTCCACTCGTGGGCGGCGCTGACGGACGGGGACCCGCGGATCCTCGCGCTCCAGCTGCCCGGGCGGGAATGGCGGCTTTCCGAGGACCCGTACCGGGACGTCGCGGAGGCCGCGGCCGGGCTGCTGCCCGCCGTCACCGGCGAACTCGGGCCGGGGGAGCGGATCGCGGTCTTCGGCCACAGCCTCGGTGCGGTGCTCGCGTACGAACTCGCCCACCTGCTGGTGGCGAAGAGCGACGCCGACGTGGTGCGGTTGTTCGTGAGTGGTTCGCCCGGTCCGTGGACGCGGCGGACGCGGCGCGCGACCGGCCTCCCCGACGAGGAGTTCCTGGTGCGGGTCAAGGAGTTCGCGAAGTACGACCACGAGGCGCTCGCCGAGCCGGACATGCGGGAGCTGATCCTGCCGACCCTGCGCGCGGACGTCGAGATGCACGAGAACTACGTGCCCACGACGGACCGGCCGTTGCCGCGGCCGATCACCGCCGTGCGCGGGACCGAGGACGACCTGGTGACGGCCGGGCAGACCGGCGAATGGCTGCGGGCGACCAGCGCCGGGTTCGCCCAGGCGGAGATCGAGGGCGGGCACATGTACATCGCGGAGGATCCCGGTGCCCTGCTGCGCCTGGTGAACGACGAACTCGCCCACCGAGAGTACTGA
- a CDS encoding SDR family oxidoreductase: protein MRLAGKTAIVTGAARGLGRACAVAFAREGADLVLLDVCADLPGVSYPLGSASQLAHTADLCRERGAAVLTRHADVRDLVALRQVVDDAHGWSGRIDVLVNNAGIATPSGTPTDEITEDEWQLMIDVDLSGAWRATAAVGKIMTAQRGGSIINVASTAGLVGYRHFAGYVAAKHGVIGLTKAAALDFAPVKVRVNALCPGSVRDDPAVEGRMLAEIARSLRVPAGEHEAAFVQSQPMNALIEPGDVAEAAVWLASDGSRQVTGSVVTVDGGFTAR from the coding sequence ATGCGACTCGCCGGCAAGACCGCGATCGTCACCGGGGCCGCCCGCGGCCTCGGCCGGGCCTGCGCGGTCGCCTTCGCCCGCGAGGGCGCCGATCTCGTCCTCCTCGACGTCTGTGCGGACCTGCCCGGCGTGTCGTATCCGCTCGGCAGCGCGAGCCAGCTCGCGCACACCGCCGACCTGTGCCGCGAGCGGGGTGCCGCCGTGCTGACCCGGCACGCGGACGTTCGTGATCTCGTCGCGCTGCGGCAGGTCGTCGACGACGCCCACGGCTGGAGCGGGCGGATCGACGTGCTGGTCAACAACGCCGGGATCGCCACGCCGTCGGGCACGCCCACCGACGAGATCACCGAGGACGAATGGCAGCTCATGATCGACGTGGACCTCTCCGGCGCCTGGCGCGCGACGGCCGCGGTCGGCAAGATCATGACCGCCCAGCGCGGCGGCAGCATCATCAACGTGGCTTCGACGGCCGGGCTGGTCGGGTACCGCCACTTCGCCGGATACGTCGCGGCCAAGCACGGCGTCATCGGGCTCACCAAGGCCGCGGCGCTCGACTTCGCGCCGGTGAAGGTCCGGGTCAACGCGCTCTGCCCGGGGTCGGTCCGGGACGATCCCGCGGTGGAGGGCCGGATGCTGGCCGAGATCGCCAGGTCGCTGCGGGTACCGGCCGGCGAGCACGAAGCGGCGTTCGTCCAGTCGCAGCCCATGAACGCCCTGATCGAGCCAGGAGACGTCGCCGAGGCGGCCGTCTGGCTCGCCTCCGACGGCTCGCGGCAGGTCACCGGGTCGGTCGTCACCGTCGACGGTGGGTTCACGGCCCGCTGA
- a CDS encoding amino acid adenylation domain-containing protein — protein MDVVVPSQSSGNARHCHALRLRLETPPDAGTLAKRFASFAEPGALWAERVPFAGDDPAGCRRRARELARPVDARRGARAALIEYSDGRADLVVVAHRAAFDGLALRLLAAATLDGGPAPARAEGRARPSEADHVPAWGLGDRRLGHDEPAEFRVTLPSGTDRDPERWEAALAAVLTRYEPGEPPGRPAGAGVLFDLDGEGEYVPCLAPPFPLTVTVGRGTGGTAELRCQYRPGRVSPPVAAQFVRHLIEAHRSAGAGIFDAAERERVLALGRPSRVLTSTPRRIPEVFAERAAERPDAIALSDEDGQVTYAELDRWSDRLANGLRAAGVGTGALVGVCLDRSAELVAVLLAVLKAGAAYVPLDPAYPAERLAYTVEDARLAVVITTHTGFPGCRGVRVLTPGSVAEPGDTGRPPAVGTGPEEAAYVIYTSGSTGRPKGVLVSHVNVVALVDATRDDFALGAADVWTFFHSIAFDFSVWEIWGCLLTGGHLVVVPYWVSRSPEQVHELLAERGVTVLSQTPSAFAPLAEVDRTRHERLPVRLVVFGGEPLDTRSLLPWLDRYPETRCRLVNMFGITETTVHVTAETITRWHALTGSRSVGRPIPGWRVSVLDERGRLVPPGVAGEIHVAGSGVALGYLHRPRLTGERFPRDPFGAGRMYRTGDRGRLRPDGVLEHLGRLDNQVKLRGFRIELDEIRSVLVECAGVVAAAVTLHRADAAAAATDRLDAYVVLSEGTTAAVRERIGRILPDHMVPATVTALPALPMTANGKVDLAALPGPAAPEPGAEDEPPAGDDLTGELLAVWRQVLGSAVGATDSFWELGGNSLLAMRIAAAMRERGLPPLHPRALYLNPTVRALAAALRS, from the coding sequence ATGGATGTGGTCGTCCCTTCGCAGTCGTCCGGGAACGCCAGGCACTGCCACGCGCTGCGTCTCCGGCTCGAGACCCCGCCCGACGCCGGGACACTCGCCAAGCGCTTCGCGAGCTTCGCCGAGCCCGGTGCGCTCTGGGCCGAGCGTGTCCCCTTCGCCGGCGATGATCCGGCCGGCTGCCGCCGCCGTGCCCGCGAGCTGGCCCGGCCCGTCGATGCCCGTCGCGGTGCACGAGCCGCCCTGATCGAATACTCCGACGGCCGGGCCGACCTGGTGGTCGTCGCGCACCGGGCCGCGTTCGACGGCCTGGCGTTGCGGCTGCTCGCCGCCGCGACGCTCGACGGCGGACCGGCGCCCGCGCGGGCCGAGGGCCGCGCACGGCCGTCCGAAGCCGACCACGTACCCGCTTGGGGACTGGGTGACCGAAGGCTCGGCCACGACGAGCCGGCCGAATTCCGGGTCACGTTGCCGTCCGGCACCGACCGGGACCCCGAGCGCTGGGAGGCGGCGCTCGCCGCGGTCCTCACCCGGTACGAACCGGGGGAACCGCCCGGGCGGCCCGCCGGCGCGGGCGTGCTCTTCGATCTCGACGGCGAAGGAGAGTACGTGCCTTGTCTGGCACCCCCGTTCCCGCTGACCGTCACGGTCGGCCGTGGCACGGGCGGCACGGCCGAGCTGCGGTGCCAGTACCGGCCCGGCCGCGTGAGCCCGCCGGTCGCCGCCCAGTTCGTCCGGCATCTGATCGAGGCCCACCGGAGTGCGGGGGCCGGCATCTTCGACGCGGCAGAGCGAGAACGCGTGCTGGCGCTGGGACGCCCGTCGCGCGTCCTGACGAGCACGCCGCGCCGCATTCCGGAGGTGTTCGCCGAGCGTGCTGCCGAACGGCCCGACGCGATCGCATTGTCCGATGAGGACGGTCAGGTCACCTACGCCGAGCTCGACCGGTGGTCCGACCGGCTCGCCAACGGCCTGCGCGCGGCCGGGGTGGGCACCGGCGCCCTCGTCGGTGTCTGTCTCGACCGGTCGGCGGAGCTGGTGGCGGTCCTGCTCGCCGTGCTCAAGGCGGGTGCCGCCTACGTGCCGCTCGATCCGGCCTATCCGGCCGAGCGCCTCGCCTACACGGTCGAGGACGCACGACTCGCCGTCGTGATCACCACGCACACCGGGTTTCCCGGCTGCCGGGGAGTACGGGTGCTGACACCCGGGTCGGTCGCCGAGCCGGGCGACACCGGCCGCCCGCCCGCCGTCGGCACCGGTCCGGAGGAAGCGGCGTACGTCATCTACACCTCGGGCTCCACCGGCAGGCCCAAGGGGGTGCTCGTCTCGCACGTCAACGTCGTCGCGCTGGTGGACGCCACCCGGGACGACTTCGCACTCGGCGCCGCCGACGTGTGGACGTTCTTTCACTCCATCGCGTTCGACTTCTCGGTCTGGGAGATCTGGGGCTGCCTGCTCACGGGCGGCCATCTCGTCGTCGTCCCGTACTGGGTGTCGCGGTCGCCGGAACAGGTTCACGAGCTGCTGGCCGAGCGCGGGGTCACCGTGCTGAGCCAGACGCCGTCGGCGTTCGCGCCGCTCGCGGAGGTGGACCGCACGCGCCACGAGCGGCTGCCGGTCCGGCTGGTGGTCTTCGGGGGTGAGCCGCTGGACACCAGGAGCCTGCTGCCGTGGCTGGACCGGTACCCCGAGACCCGCTGCCGCCTGGTGAACATGTTCGGCATCACCGAGACCACGGTGCACGTCACCGCGGAGACCATCACGCGGTGGCACGCTCTCACCGGGTCGAGGTCGGTCGGCAGGCCGATCCCCGGCTGGCGGGTGTCCGTGCTGGACGAACGCGGGCGGCTCGTCCCGCCGGGCGTGGCGGGCGAGATCCACGTCGCCGGCAGCGGCGTCGCGCTCGGTTATCTGCACCGGCCCCGGCTGACCGGGGAACGGTTCCCGCGCGATCCCTTCGGCGCCGGGCGGATGTATCGCACCGGTGACCGCGGACGGCTGCGGCCGGACGGCGTGCTGGAGCACCTCGGCCGCCTCGACAACCAGGTCAAGCTGCGCGGGTTCCGCATCGAGCTGGACGAGATCCGGTCCGTGCTGGTGGAATGCGCCGGGGTGGTGGCGGCCGCGGTCACGCTGCACCGGGCCGACGCGGCGGCCGCCGCCACCGACCGGCTCGACGCGTATGTCGTGCTCTCGGAGGGGACCACGGCGGCGGTGCGGGAACGGATCGGCCGTATCCTGCCGGACCACATGGTGCCGGCGACCGTCACCGCGCTGCCCGCGCTTCCGATGACCGCCAACGGGAAAGTGGACCTCGCCGCGCTCCCCGGGCCCGCCGCGCCGGAACCCGGGGCCGAGGACGAACCTCCGGCCGGGGACGACCTCACCGGTGAGCTGCTGGCGGTGTGGCGGCAGGTGCTCGGCTCCGCCGTCGGCGCGACCGACAGTTTTTGGGAACTGGGCGGGAATTCACTGCTCGCCATGCGGATCGCGGCGGCCATGCGCGAGCGCGGGCTGCCGCCACTGCATCCGCGTGCGCTCTACCTCAACCCCACGGTGCGCGCGCTGGCGGCCGCGCTGCGGTCCTGA